DNA sequence from the Sinorhizobium sp. RAC02 genome:
GCATTGCCGGGCTTTTTCATGGAACGATGGGGGAGCAATTGCTCCCTTGTTTCGTTACCGGTGGCGCAGGCCGAAAAGGTAACCGATGAAGGCGGCACCGGCCAGCGCCGCGAGCGGATTGGTCTGGATGGTGGTGCGCACTTCGTCGCGCAGCGATTCCGCCTTGGCAACCGCAAGCTGGCCAGTACCTTCGGCGATAAGCCCGGCGGATTCCTTCAGCCGGCTGATTTCGGCCTTCAGCGCTTCGATCTGCTCGTTGACAGTTGCTTCCGCCGCCGCGGCGCGGGCATCTTCCGAAATGCTGTCGCGACCTTCAACGACGCCGAGCGTGCGTTTGCCGGTGCTCTTTTCGTCAGCCATGAACATGTCTCCTGAATTTGATGGAATGGCGGAGGAAGAACTTCCTTCGCGCCAGTTGGTTCCACAGGTGATTCAAACTGTGATCGCTACAAGGCGGTTTGGCGATTGACTCTCATGCACTCAATGGAACAAATAGAGAACATAACTCTTTTCAATCCGGGAGCTGCCACGCCGATGTCCGCCTTCGCCGCCCGTGCCGTTGTCGCCGACCTGCGCGACCGCATCCGGCAGTTCGATGGCCGTACGGCGCGCGACCGGGCGGTGCTGCCCTTCGGCGTGCCGGAAATCGACGACCGCTTGCCGGGCGGTGGGCTGGCGCTTGCGAGCCTGCACGAGGTATGCGGCGGCGGCAACGACGCGGTCGAGGGTGCTGCCGCCATGCTCTTTGCCGCAGGGATTGCGGCGCGCACCAAGGGGCAGGTGCTGTGGTGCCTGACACGGCCAGACCTCTTCGCGCCGGCTCTGGCGCAGGCGGGGCTTGCGCCGGGCCGGGTGATCTATGTGGAGGCGGGCGACGAGAAGAGCCTGCTCCTCTGTTTCGAGGAGGGGCTGCGCCATGGCGGGCTCGGCGCGGTGGTAGCGGAAGTGGCGCGGCTGTCGATGACCGCCTCGCGCCGCCTGCAACTGTCTGCCGAAGCCGGCAGTACGCTCGCCATTGCGCTGCGACGTTCGCGCCACCGGGCGGAGGCGGATGCCTTTGCCCAACCATCCGCCGCGGTAACGCGCTGGCGGGTTGCCGTCCGCCCGTCCGTCGCCCTTCCCGTGCCCGGCATCGGCCGGGCGCAGTGGCATTTGCAACTTGTGCGCTGTCGGGCTGGCGCGGTAGCAGATTTTGACGTGGAGGCCTCCGATGCCGAGGGTCGTATCGCTTTTTCTTCCCGGCTGGCCGATCGATCGCCTGAGACGCACCTTGGGCGCTTCGGCGCCTCCGCTTGATGCGCGCCTTGTGCTTGTCGGTCGTGACGGCGCGCGCCGCATCGTCACGGCGGTGAGCCGGCCTGCCGAGCAGGCGGGCCTGCGCGTCGGCATGCCGCTTACCAAGGCCCATGCGCTCTTGCCCGACGTTATGACCATGCCGACCGACCCCACGGCGGATGCGGCGGCGCTCAATCGCCTGGCGCTCTGGGCCTTGCAGCATTACGCGCCCATCGTCGCACCCGACCCGTCGGATGGCCTGGTCATCGACACGACCGGCGCCGACCATCTGCACGGCGGCGAAGAACGCATGCTGACCGGCCTCGTCAACCGGCTCGGCGCCTCCGGCATCGCCGCCCGCGCCGCCATCGCCGATAGCTGGGGCGCGGCCCACGCCGCCGCCCGTTTCCGCGCCGATCCCGTCTGCATCATTGCGCCCGGCGCGACGAGCAACATGGTAACGCCGCTGCCAATCCCCGGGCTCAGGATCCCGCCGGATATCGTGACAGGCCTGCATGTGCTGGGCTTTGCCACGATCGGCGACGTGCTCGCCGTGCCACGCGCGCCGCTCGTCCTGCGTTTCGGCCCGCTCCTCGGCCGCCGGCTCGACCAACTGCAAGGCACCATCTCCGAACCCGTCGATCCGCTCCGTGATCCCGAGCTTGCCAGCGTGCGAAAAGTCTTCGGCGAACCCATAGGGGCGCCCGAAACCATCGCGCGCTACACGACAAGCCTCGTCCACGACCTCTGCCTGGCGCTGGAAAAACGCGGTCTCGGTGCCCGAAGGCTCGATCTCCTCTTCCACCGCGTCGACAATTCGCTCCAGGCGATCCGCGTCGGCACGGCGCAGCCCGTTCGGGATGAAAAGCGGCTCACCCGGCTCCTCTCGGACCGCATCGAGACGATCGATCCGGGTTTCGGCATCGAGATCATGGACCTGACCGCCACGCTTGCCGAACCGCTCGTCCTGCAACAGGCGGTCTCTTCACTGATCAAGGAGGAACAGGCGGACATTGCCGGCCTTGTCGACGTGATCGCCAACCGCATCGGCGCGCGCAGGCTTTACCGCATGGCCCCCGTCGAGAGCGATGTGCCCGAACGCTCCGTCCGTCGTATCGCCCCGCTTGCCCCGGATGACGGCGCGACCTGGCAGGGCCGCTGGCCGCGCCCGTCGCGCCTGCTCGCCCGGCCCGAGCCGATCGAGGTCATGGCGCTTCTGCCGGACCACCCGCCGGGCGCCTTCACCTGGCGCGGCGTGCGGCGGCTGGTGAAGCGCGCCGACGGCCCCGAACGCATTTTTGGCGAATGGTGGAAGCGCGATGCCGAGCTTGCCGCCGTGCGGGACTATTTTCAGGTCGAGGATGCTTCTGGCGAACGCTTCTGGCTCTTCCGCTCAGGTGATGAACAGCAGGTGGCGAACGGCGTGGGCCGCTGGTTCCTGCATGGGGTTTTTGCATGAAACCGCGTTATGCCGAGCTTCAGGTCACGTCCCACTTCTCCTTCTTGCGGGGTGCGAGTAGCTGTGCGGAGCTGTTCGCCCAGGCCAGCGCCCTCGGCATCGAGGCTGTGGCCGTCATCGACCGCAACAGCCTTGCCGGTGTCGTCCAGGCCTTCAAGGCGGCGAGGGAGCTTCCGCCGGATGTGGCACAGGTACGTCTGGTGGTCGGCTGCCGCCTGGATCTTGTCGACGGCATGTCGCTGCTCGTCTACCCGACCGACCGTGCCGCCTATGCCCGCCTCTGCCGCCTGCTCACCGTCGGCAAGAAGAAGGCCGGCAAAGGAAAGTGCCATCTCGACTGGGCGGATGTCGTGGAATGGAACGAAGGCCTGCTCGCCGTGCTGGTACCGGACGACGCGGACGAGACTGCAGCCTTTCATCTGCGCCGCCTGCGCGAAACCTTTCGCGATCGCTGTTATCTCGCCCTCACGCTTCGCCGCCGGCCCAACGACCAGATGCGGCTCTTCGACCTCTCCAACCTCGCCATCCAACACCGCGTCCCCACCGTCGTCACCAACGACGTGCTCTACCACGAGCCCGGCCGCCGCATGTTGCAGGACATCGTCACCTGCATCCGCCACACCGTCGTCATCGACAATGCCGGTTTTTTGCGCGAACGCCACGCCGATCGTTACCTGAAGCCGCCAGCGGAAATGCACCGGCTTTTCGCGCGCTACCCGGAAGCGCTCGCCCGCACGCTGGAGATTGCGGAGCGTTGCCGGTTTTCGCTGTCCGAACTGGAATATCAGTACCCGGAAGAGAAGACGCATCCGGACCTCACGCCGCAGGAAACGCTGGAGAAATATACGTGGGAGGGGGCGGCTTGTTGGTATCCCGACGGCATACCGGAAATGGTCCGCAGGAAGCTCAATCATGAATTGACGCTCATCGCGAAGATGAAATATGCCCCCTACTTCCTCACGGTGAATTCGATCGTGCGTTACGCCCGCTCCATCGACATCCTCTGCCAGGGCAGGGGGTCGGCGGCCAACAGCGCCGTCTGTTTCGTTCTCGGCATCACCTCCATTAAGCCAACGGTGAACGGCCTCCTCTTCGAACGTTTCGTCTCGGAACAACGTGGCGAGCCGCCTGATATCGATGTGGATTTCGAGCACGAGCGCCGGGAAGAGGTGATCCAGTGGATCTATGAAACCTACGGCAAGCAACAGGCAGCCCTTTGCGCTACGGTCATCCGCTACCGCTCGCGGGCAGCCATGCGGGATGTGGGGCGTGCACTCGGCATGCCGGAGGATGTGCTGAAGGCGCTGTCATCGCAGGTCTGGGGCTGGTCCAACGATGTTCCGCAAACCCATGCGCAATCGGTGGGGCTCAACGTGGACGATCGCCGTATCCGGCTGCTTTTCGAGCTGGCCCGGCAATTGATCAATACACCGCGCCATCTCTCGCAGCATCCCGGCGGCTTCGTGCTGACGCGTGACCGGCTGGATGACCTGGTGCCTATCGAGCCTGCGGCCATGGATGACCGGCAGGTGATCGAGTGGGACAAGGACGACATCGAATATCTGAACTTCATGAAGGTCGATGTGCTGGCGCTCGGCATGCTCACCTGTATGCGCCGCGCCTTCGATTTTCTGACGGAGCACAAGGGAGAGAGCTATACGCTCGCCACCATCCCGGCAGGAGACGAGGCAACCTACGAGATGATCTCGAAAGCCGATACGGTCGGCACGTTCCAGATCGAGAGCCGGGCACAGATGTCCATGCTGCCGCGCCTTCGGCCGAAGGAGTTTTATGACATCGTCATCCAGGTGGCCATCGTGCGGCCGGGGCCGATACAGGGGGATATGGTACATCCTTATCTTCGGCGGCGGCAGGGATTGGAGAAGGTTGATTATCCCAGCCCAGCCTTCAAAAAGGTTCTGGAAAGAACACTCGGCGTGCCCTTGTTCCAGGAGCAAGCGATGCAGGTGGCGATCGACTGCGCCGGCTTCACGCCCGGCCGGGCGGACGAACTGCGCCGCGCCATGGCGACCTTCAAGCAAACGGGTGGGGTCAATAAGTTCCGGAAGGAACTCGTCGAGGGCATGGTCAGTCACAACCACCCGCGCGACTTCGCCGAACGCATGTGCCGCCAGCTCGAAGGTTTCGGCTCCTACGGCTTCCCGGAAAGCCACGCCTATAGCTTCGCCATCATCGCCTATGCCTCCGCCTGGGTGAAATGCCATCATCCGGATGTCTTCTGCGCGGCCTTGCTCAATTCGCAGCCGATGGGGTTTTATGCCCCGGCACAGATCGTGCGCGATGCGCGCGAGCATGGGGTGGAGGTGCGGCCTGTCTGCATCCACAAAAGCCGTTG
Encoded proteins:
- a CDS encoding damage-inducible protein translates to MSAFAARAVVADLRDRIRQFDGRTARDRAVLPFGVPEIDDRLPGGGLALASLHEVCGGGNDAVEGAAAMLFAAGIAARTKGQVLWCLTRPDLFAPALAQAGLAPGRVIYVEAGDEKSLLLCFEEGLRHGGLGAVVAEVARLSMTASRRLQLSAEAGSTLAIALRRSRHRAEADAFAQPSAAVTRWRVAVRPSVALPVPGIGRAQWHLQLVRCRAGAVADFDVEASDAEGRIAFSSRLADRSPETHLGRFGASA
- a CDS encoding DNA polymerase Y family protein, whose amino-acid sequence is MPRVVSLFLPGWPIDRLRRTLGASAPPLDARLVLVGRDGARRIVTAVSRPAEQAGLRVGMPLTKAHALLPDVMTMPTDPTADAAALNRLALWALQHYAPIVAPDPSDGLVIDTTGADHLHGGEERMLTGLVNRLGASGIAARAAIADSWGAAHAAARFRADPVCIIAPGATSNMVTPLPIPGLRIPPDIVTGLHVLGFATIGDVLAVPRAPLVLRFGPLLGRRLDQLQGTISEPVDPLRDPELASVRKVFGEPIGAPETIARYTTSLVHDLCLALEKRGLGARRLDLLFHRVDNSLQAIRVGTAQPVRDEKRLTRLLSDRIETIDPGFGIEIMDLTATLAEPLVLQQAVSSLIKEEQADIAGLVDVIANRIGARRLYRMAPVESDVPERSVRRIAPLAPDDGATWQGRWPRPSRLLARPEPIEVMALLPDHPPGAFTWRGVRRLVKRADGPERIFGEWWKRDAELAAVRDYFQVEDASGERFWLFRSGDEQQVANGVGRWFLHGVFA
- a CDS encoding error-prone DNA polymerase translates to MKPRYAELQVTSHFSFLRGASSCAELFAQASALGIEAVAVIDRNSLAGVVQAFKAARELPPDVAQVRLVVGCRLDLVDGMSLLVYPTDRAAYARLCRLLTVGKKKAGKGKCHLDWADVVEWNEGLLAVLVPDDADETAAFHLRRLRETFRDRCYLALTLRRRPNDQMRLFDLSNLAIQHRVPTVVTNDVLYHEPGRRMLQDIVTCIRHTVVIDNAGFLRERHADRYLKPPAEMHRLFARYPEALARTLEIAERCRFSLSELEYQYPEEKTHPDLTPQETLEKYTWEGAACWYPDGIPEMVRRKLNHELTLIAKMKYAPYFLTVNSIVRYARSIDILCQGRGSAANSAVCFVLGITSIKPTVNGLLFERFVSEQRGEPPDIDVDFEHERREEVIQWIYETYGKQQAALCATVIRYRSRAAMRDVGRALGMPEDVLKALSSQVWGWSNDVPQTHAQSVGLNVDDRRIRLLFELARQLINTPRHLSQHPGGFVLTRDRLDDLVPIEPAAMDDRQVIEWDKDDIEYLNFMKVDVLALGMLTCMRRAFDFLTEHKGESYTLATIPAGDEATYEMISKADTVGTFQIESRAQMSMLPRLRPKEFYDIVIQVAIVRPGPIQGDMVHPYLRRRQGLEKVDYPSPAFKKVLERTLGVPLFQEQAMQVAIDCAGFTPGRADELRRAMATFKQTGGVNKFRKELVEGMVSHNHPRDFAERMCRQLEGFGSYGFPESHAYSFAIIAYASAWVKCHHPDVFCAALLNSQPMGFYAPAQIVRDAREHGVEVRPVCIHKSRWDCTLEPTEEAGRFAVRLGLRLVKGLDNKAAARFIAAREEEPFASVDDFWRRSGLFADALVRLAEADAFLPSLGLSRREALWAIRGLRDEPLPLFTAAAEREAATVPEISEPAVTLRPMATGGEVVEDYGHVGLTLRAHPVSFLRESLARRRIVTCAEATRLRDRRKVETAGIVLIRQQPGSAKGVIFVTIEDETGIANLVVWRKVFLTYRPIVMGAPMIGVKGYIQREGEVVHLVVQHLTDLSADFATIGRRGASGPEGAGQVETIRVKSRDFH